Proteins from a single region of Cupriavidus sp. MP-37:
- a CDS encoding LuxR C-terminal-related transcriptional regulator, with amino-acid sequence MASIEETGRRTPPPAGAASLAAKLRPPLLTPFQVQRAAICEAVCAAGFVKLVLVRAPAGFGKTTAMLQCRARLEAAGGRTAWLTLDRADNDTTRFLGSIEAAIAQGLGSGGPDRSARQALAQDPGEQALALIDRLASHHGDFTLFLDDFEAIQNAAVAGLVWQLVESLPPGCRVVIGTRWVPETGLARLRARGELLEIEPAQLRFSADETASFLRQARGLKLEQAAISALHRRTEGWATALWLASVALERRSQPEGFIAGFSGSNAAIADYLVEDVFLHLPEPVRDFLLRTSILDQLCGPLCDAVCQPAAGGSEEILAWLERANLFLLPLESERYGERGSGAAPEQWYRYHSLFSGFLRAQLAQAMPASVPQLHLAASRWYESQGRLVPAIEHAFAAGALAHALQLLDGAADDLLAQGRMRLLTRWLEAVPADELARLPKLQIARVWAVSFTRGPAEAIALLQQIPTAGAAGDLLAHIRALRHMLLNMMDRFDDARAFARNELPPLPMGYAFPDAILATSMARLAAVAGDYPESRRLLQVARHAVRGSDSNFNKIFSESVEGLIDLRQGRLQQALARFRIAASTMLPNRFGPTNGNAMAGILLAEGLYESGDSERASRLLNVYLPLSRDLGLPDQIITGHAVLARIAFERGEADQAHEWLAQLEALGHHRGLTRLVMAAMLERARLALRQGNVHAAQEAIERAADPALWRTRPGVSSFASDVEDITLGRLRLDLYARPGTPVREAIERELAAAAGNQLMRRALKLRILLAQAWQRTGDGAHALVVMGEALRFGAAEGFIRIFADEGDDVRRLVADACARQAASLPAPYVEKLLQACGQAAAEPPGAGRPAPPALVEPLTPKEQKVLHLLAEGYSNVAMAERLFVSETTVRTHLRNISAKLHASNRTQAVAIARQLGLL; translated from the coding sequence GTCAAGCTGGTGCTGGTGCGCGCGCCCGCCGGCTTCGGCAAGACCACCGCCATGCTCCAGTGCCGCGCGCGGCTCGAAGCCGCGGGCGGCCGCACCGCATGGCTGACGCTGGACCGCGCGGACAATGACACCACGCGCTTCCTCGGCTCGATCGAGGCCGCCATCGCGCAAGGCCTGGGCAGCGGCGGGCCGGACCGGTCCGCGCGCCAGGCGCTGGCGCAGGACCCGGGCGAGCAGGCGCTTGCGCTGATCGACCGCCTCGCCAGCCATCACGGCGACTTCACGCTGTTCCTCGACGATTTCGAAGCCATCCAGAACGCGGCGGTGGCGGGCCTGGTCTGGCAACTGGTGGAAAGCCTGCCGCCGGGCTGCCGCGTGGTGATCGGCACGCGCTGGGTGCCCGAAACCGGCCTGGCGCGCTTGCGCGCGCGCGGCGAACTGCTCGAGATCGAACCGGCGCAGCTGCGCTTCTCCGCCGACGAGACCGCGTCCTTCCTGCGCCAGGCGCGCGGGCTGAAGCTGGAGCAGGCCGCCATCAGCGCGCTGCACCGGCGCACCGAGGGCTGGGCCACGGCGCTGTGGCTGGCGTCGGTGGCGCTGGAGCGGCGCAGCCAGCCGGAGGGCTTTATCGCCGGCTTTTCGGGCTCGAACGCGGCCATTGCCGATTACCTGGTCGAAGACGTTTTCCTGCACCTGCCCGAGCCGGTGCGTGACTTCCTGCTGCGCACTTCGATCCTGGACCAGTTGTGCGGGCCGCTGTGCGATGCGGTGTGCCAGCCCGCCGCCGGCGGCAGCGAGGAGATCCTCGCCTGGCTGGAGCGCGCCAACCTGTTCCTGCTGCCGCTGGAGAGCGAACGCTATGGCGAACGCGGCTCCGGCGCCGCGCCCGAGCAGTGGTATCGCTATCACAGCCTGTTTTCCGGTTTCCTGCGCGCGCAGCTGGCGCAGGCCATGCCCGCATCGGTGCCGCAGCTGCACCTGGCGGCGTCGCGCTGGTATGAGTCGCAGGGGCGCCTGGTGCCCGCCATCGAACATGCCTTTGCCGCCGGCGCGCTGGCGCATGCGCTGCAGTTGCTCGACGGCGCCGCCGACGACCTGCTGGCGCAGGGCCGCATGCGCCTGCTGACGCGCTGGCTCGAGGCGGTGCCTGCCGATGAGCTGGCCCGGCTGCCCAAGCTGCAGATCGCGCGGGTGTGGGCGGTGTCGTTCACGCGCGGGCCGGCCGAAGCCATCGCGCTGCTGCAGCAGATCCCCACCGCAGGCGCGGCCGGCGACCTGCTGGCCCATATCCGCGCGCTGCGCCACATGCTGCTGAACATGATGGACCGCTTCGACGACGCGCGCGCCTTTGCCCGCAACGAGCTGCCGCCGTTGCCGATGGGCTATGCCTTCCCCGACGCGATCCTGGCCACCTCGATGGCGCGGCTGGCCGCGGTGGCCGGCGATTATCCCGAGTCGCGCCGGCTGCTGCAGGTGGCGCGGCATGCGGTGCGCGGTTCGGACAGCAACTTCAACAAGATCTTCTCGGAGTCGGTCGAGGGGCTGATCGACCTGCGCCAGGGGCGGCTGCAGCAGGCGCTGGCGCGCTTCCGCATCGCCGCCAGCACGATGCTGCCGAACCGCTTCGGGCCCACCAACGGCAACGCCATGGCCGGCATCCTGCTGGCCGAGGGCCTCTACGAGAGCGGCGATTCCGAGCGCGCCAGCCGCCTGCTCAACGTCTACCTGCCGCTGTCGCGCGACCTCGGCCTGCCCGACCAGATCATCACCGGGCATGCGGTGCTGGCCCGCATCGCCTTCGAGCGCGGCGAGGCCGACCAGGCGCACGAATGGCTGGCGCAGCTCGAAGCGCTGGGGCATCACCGCGGCCTGACGCGGCTGGTGATGGCCGCGATGCTGGAGCGCGCGCGCCTGGCGCTGCGCCAGGGCAATGTGCACGCCGCGCAAGAAGCCATCGAGCGCGCCGCCGATCCGGCGCTGTGGCGCACGCGCCCCGGCGTCAGCTCCTTTGCCAGCGATGTCGAGGACATCACGCTCGGCCGGCTGCGGCTGGACCTGTATGCGCGCCCCGGCACGCCGGTGCGCGAGGCCATCGAGCGCGAGCTGGCGGCCGCCGCCGGCAACCAGCTGATGCGGCGCGCGCTCAAGCTGCGCATCCTGCTGGCGCAGGCATGGCAGCGCACCGGTGACGGCGCGCATGCGCTGGTAGTGATGGGCGAGGCGTTGCGCTTCGGCGCCGCCGAAGGCTTTATCCGCATCTTTGCCGACGAGGGTGACGATGTGCGCCGGCTGGTGGCCGACGCCTGCGCGCGGCAGGCCGCCAGCCTGCCGGCCCCTTATGTCGAAAAGCTGCTGCAGGCTTGCGGCCAGGCCGCCGCAGAGCCGCCCGGCGCCGGCCGGCCCGCGCCGCCGGCGCTGGTCGAGCCGCTGACGCCCAAGGAGCAGAAGGTGCTGCACCTGCTTGCCGAGGGCTATTCCAACGTCGCCATGGCCGAGCGCCTGTTCGTGTCCGAGACCACGGTGCGCACGCACCTGCGCAATATCAGCGCCAAGCTGCACGCCAGCAACCGCACCCAGGCGGTTGCGATCGCGCGCCAGCTGGGCCTGCTCTAA